A stretch of DNA from Vibrio palustris:
CTGGGTTATTGGTTGCGTACTTTTTGATGGGGGTGGCCGTACCGGCGAGTAATGCGCTGGTGGCGGATTTGTCTCATCGCCATAACCGAGATGCGGTGATGTCTCTCAGCTACCTAGCGTATAACTTTGGTTCGGCGATAGGACCAATTATTGCGGGGTACTTATTTTGGTCACACACCCAATGGATTTTCTTTGGTAATGGGCTAGCGGTCTTTGTCGGTATTGTGATTGTGGCGCGTTATATCAAACTGCCTAAAGAGCAAGAACATGAGCATACCAGTGAACTTGAGCAGCCCGTTCAAGGTAATGTATGGAGCGTGCTTAAAGCGCGCCCTCGTTTGTTTGGTTTCACTGTATTGTGTGGTTTATTGTGGTATGCATTAAACCAAATGACAATGGCGAGCCCTTTATATTTAAGCCACCTTTTGGGGGAGCAAGGTCCTATTGTGTTTGGTCAACTGATGACGTATGCCTGTGTGGTCGTGGTGATGATCACACCGTTGTTAATGGCGCTGACGTCTAATCAAGTGGCTACGGTGAGCCTGGCTTATGCGGGGCTACTTTTTATCCTCGGCTATGGTTTAGTGATGCTCTTGCCGACGATTCCGGTGCATTTTGTCGCGTGGTTATTTTTGTCTGCAGGCGAAGTTTTACTCTTAACTAAAGAGGGCGTGTATTTAGCCAACAACTCGCCATCTAGCCACCGAGGACGCATTCAAGGCGTACTGGTCACCTTGCGAAGTGTTCTGGTGATGCCAAGCTTTGTGGTGATTGGCTTCTTGATTGACCACTTTGGCTATAGAATCACGTGGCTCAGCGTGATGGCGATTGCGCTTATCGCGGTCGTGGGGTTTTACTTTATGCCTTATAAAACCGCAGTCAAGACGCGCCATCAAATATCGCCTGATCGTTAAATGATAAGTATAAAAGGGGAGAGCGTATGCTTTCCCTCTTTT
This window harbors:
- a CDS encoding MFS transporter: MIQKWVSSLSIYRGLPHNIYFLALARVILGMGNFIIPFLVLLLTDKLGYSATLAGSLAMGVTATYFFGGFLGGKLSDLYGHKNIMVAGELLGSLFIFACGFVADAPILVPAGLLVAYFLMGVAVPASNALVADLSHRHNRDAVMSLSYLAYNFGSAIGPIIAGYLFWSHTQWIFFGNGLAVFVGIVIVARYIKLPKEQEHEHTSELEQPVQGNVWSVLKARPRLFGFTVLCGLLWYALNQMTMASPLYLSHLLGEQGPIVFGQLMTYACVVVVMITPLLMALTSNQVATVSLAYAGLLFILGYGLVMLLPTIPVHFVAWLFLSAGEVLLLTKEGVYLANNSPSSHRGRIQGVLVTLRSVLVMPSFVVIGFLIDHFGYRITWLSVMAIALIAVVGFYFMPYKTAVKTRHQISPDR